The following proteins come from a genomic window of Candidatus Syntrophosphaera sp.:
- a CDS encoding DUF3987 domain-containing protein: MRTDQTQSQDAITYGSSITRPEKLAHRPIGKLMEHMRNGGWKKEINAIRAESDPQLQKQMKLRLPWFAYALIEGKRAEENVKEASGIVFDFDGIEDIAAFKEQLLMSVPWARWIFRSPIDGVKVLIPFSRAIAGKAEYARVWAHLRSELHIRTGFWADNTPDMGRACFVSWDEDFIDAEGAEPFDPDGIKENADSEEKEDGKDGIKEGQEKKETEDQEDKDYLRSFDPKNPRFPDDPYSLLKSIDPTEYQVRSAVEHLCRIKLDWRDWSRCGIALYNHFGEYGKRYWLMFAGNPHYEDTAESLSKSWERLKKYPGLNIGTLFWIAEQHGWINAVTGKENADLDEKKDNEDHTSCDPKNPRFPDDPYSLSLSDFPELLELFGRPQNIPLDRTQLPGEINSYLDLVGRITDAQDGAKLTAFLPVIAANIGNRIYMYNAGTKHFCNVWAAIIGPSTVSRKTTVINQAMKMLKPFKDGLLELTAKERNERDIELSRVTQARMYNLLAINPNRLLLHMELSAWMQEMGKAYNAGMKQEITDMFDGKDRSIAKMEIDEYIRRPAFSIVGATTEDWFFRELREVADQRGGFLQRFIICIIQNVDVNELRFDSMPSAEFDTRLHAWDEALSVFRSLPDSRQLLADEAARGFRDAIYRELMENIALNANDPQAAYCARIFDNYFWRFCILIFAIKRWQDIREARDNDHLEAWFARNRVDEQTSREAWYLCEYYFQNTQPFLKSLAENAKLDSEKKILRILQKAPGNEMAHSKLLCKTRLTSRELRQAMESLVERQAVICHEQDSGYHNKVSLIYSLNPALIDVDLE, translated from the coding sequence ATGAGAACAGACCAAACCCAATCCCAAGACGCGATCACCTACGGCAGCAGCATCACGCGCCCGGAGAAGCTCGCGCACCGGCCCATCGGGAAACTGATGGAACACATGAGAAACGGCGGCTGGAAAAAGGAAATCAACGCCATCCGCGCGGAATCTGACCCCCAACTTCAAAAACAAATGAAGCTCCGCCTGCCCTGGTTCGCCTACGCGCTGATCGAGGGCAAACGGGCTGAGGAGAACGTCAAGGAAGCCAGCGGCATCGTCTTTGACTTCGATGGCATCGAGGACATCGCCGCCTTCAAGGAACAGCTCCTGATGAGCGTCCCCTGGGCGCGCTGGATCTTCCGTTCGCCCATCGACGGCGTGAAGGTGCTCATCCCCTTTTCCCGTGCCATCGCCGGCAAAGCGGAATACGCCCGCGTCTGGGCCCATCTGCGCTCGGAACTGCATATCCGGACCGGATTCTGGGCGGACAACACCCCGGACATGGGGCGCGCCTGCTTCGTTAGCTGGGATGAGGATTTCATCGACGCGGAGGGTGCCGAACCCTTCGACCCGGACGGGATAAAAGAGAACGCGGATTCAGAGGAAAAAGAGGATGGAAAGGATGGGATAAAAGAGGGCCAGGAAAAAAAGGAAACAGAGGATCAAGAGGATAAAGACTATCTAAGGTCTTTTGATCCTAAAAATCCTCGTTTTCCTGACGATCCTTATTCTCTTTTGAAATCCATCGATCCCACGGAATACCAGGTCCGATCGGCCGTCGAGCACCTCTGCCGGATCAAGCTGGACTGGCGCGACTGGTCCCGCTGCGGCATAGCCCTCTACAACCACTTCGGCGAATACGGAAAGCGCTATTGGCTGATGTTCGCGGGCAATCCCCACTACGAGGACACCGCGGAATCCCTGTCCAAAAGCTGGGAGCGCCTCAAAAAGTACCCCGGGCTGAACATCGGCACGCTCTTCTGGATCGCCGAACAGCACGGCTGGATCAACGCGGTGACGGGAAAAGAGAACGCAGATTTAGATGAAAAAAAGGATAATGAGGATCATACTTCTTGTGATCCTAAAAATCCTCGTTTTCCTGACGATCCTTATTCTCTTTCATTATCCGACTTCCCCGAGCTGCTGGAACTCTTCGGCCGGCCGCAGAACATCCCCCTGGACCGTACCCAACTGCCCGGGGAGATCAACTCCTACCTCGACCTGGTGGGCAGGATCACGGACGCCCAGGACGGGGCCAAGCTGACAGCCTTCCTGCCCGTGATCGCCGCCAACATCGGCAACCGGATCTACATGTACAACGCCGGCACCAAGCACTTCTGCAACGTCTGGGCGGCCATCATCGGGCCTTCCACGGTCAGCCGCAAAACCACCGTGATCAACCAGGCCATGAAGATGCTCAAGCCCTTCAAGGACGGCCTCCTGGAACTCACCGCCAAAGAAAGGAACGAGCGCGACATCGAGCTCTCCCGGGTGACCCAGGCCAGGATGTACAACCTGCTGGCCATCAATCCCAACCGCCTGCTGCTGCACATGGAACTCAGCGCCTGGATGCAGGAAATGGGCAAGGCCTACAACGCCGGAATGAAGCAGGAGATCACGGACATGTTCGACGGCAAGGACAGGTCAATTGCGAAAATGGAGATCGACGAATACATCCGCCGGCCCGCCTTTTCCATCGTGGGTGCCACCACCGAGGACTGGTTCTTCCGCGAACTGCGCGAGGTGGCGGACCAGCGCGGCGGCTTCCTGCAAAGGTTCATCATCTGCATCATCCAGAACGTGGACGTGAACGAGCTCCGCTTCGACAGCATGCCCTCCGCGGAGTTCGACACCCGGCTCCACGCCTGGGACGAGGCACTGTCGGTATTCCGCTCCCTGCCCGATTCGCGGCAGCTCTTGGCGGACGAGGCGGCAAGGGGCTTCCGGGACGCCATCTACCGCGAACTGATGGAAAACATCGCCCTCAATGCCAACGATCCCCAGGCGGCTTACTGCGCCAGGATCTTCGACAACTACTTCTGGCGCTTCTGCATCCTGATCTTCGCCATCAAACGCTGGCAAGACATCCGCGAAGCGCGGGACAACGACCACCTCGAAGCCTGGTTCGCCCGCAACAGGGTGGACGAGCAGACCTCAAGAGAGGCCTGGTACCTCTGCGAATACTACTTCCAGAACACCCAGCCCTTCCTCAAATCCCTGGCGGAGAACGCCAAGCTGGACAGCGAAAAGAAGATCCTGAGGATCCTGCAGAAGGCGCCGGGGAACGAGATGGCGCATTCCAAGCTGCTCTGTAAAACACGCCTTACCTCGAGGGAACTGCGTCAGGCCATGGAAAGCCTGGTCGAAAGGCAGGCAGTGATCTGCCACGAGCAGGATTCCGGCTACCACAACAAGGTCAGCCTGATCTATTCGCTCAATCCCGCGCTGATCGACGTTGACCTCGAATGA
- a CDS encoding N-6 DNA methylase, with protein sequence MSEIAINTYLRELEKLKHYGGSANEASIRAAFQNLLSTYAKAKDLVLVPEIKVQGQRGRAVIPDGTLKDSLRLDWGYWESKDEYDDLDLEIVKKFEKGYPQDNILFEDSRTAVLFQNGIEVQRAEVSNPAQFDNLLKNFVEYERPEVREFRKAIESFKEDIPKVTSALRDSIIANAETNSAYLQARDTFLELCRDVINPAITPEDIREMVIQHILTADIFNTIFDEPHFHRENNIARELEALTNTFFTREVRNKTLARVKHYYDTINAQAARIYDHHEKQRFLKVVYETFYKSYDPKKADRLGVVYTPNEIVRFMVESTDYLLQKHFGKRLEDKGVEIMDPATGTGTFICDLIDHIGRDKLKYKYQHELHANEVEILPYYIANLNIEFTYKQKMNEYCEFENLCFVDTLDNYLNLREGAELDIFSLSDENTERIKRQNERKISVIIGNPPYNANQMNENENNKNREYPAVDKRIKETYVKESKAQMTKLYDMYARFYRWAMDRLDEDGIICFISNNSYINARTFDGFRKIVNDEFQYAYIIDLGGNIRELSGKDGIFLGEKHTIFGLAAMVGISMMWLVKKKNRDFDKCRISHIHPTDIRATRDEKIEYLTTHQIKDIPFDNVIPDKDSNWINLVENDWDRLIPLADKQVKNGESQNAIFSLYSLGICSHRDDWLIDFDSEPMTKKVEFLCDLYNSEVKRWNENSQNAQSNDFVDRSIKWTGDLEKHMKRNTVLQFDKSKILKSLYRPFIKKLVYYDKVLIDRTYQFESIFPTGFDYVKNKVISFVTGERLDFATLSSDCILNLAMFSLDPIQCVSLYRFDKDGHRHDNITDWALSEFRAHYQDEGIGKENIFHYVYGVLHAPAYRAKYEINLKRSLPRLPWQEDFWRWAGWGQELMELHLGFESAEPWPLELRSREPEEGIAPKAKLKADKEAGIIFLDDHSSLHGVPSSAWDYKLGNRSALEWILDQYKEKKPKDPTIARLFNTYRFADYKDTVIDLLMRVCTVSVRTMEIIKQMEPQIRVCASPVGTGTEQG encoded by the coding sequence ATGAGCGAGATCGCGATAAACACCTATCTGAGGGAACTGGAAAAGCTGAAACACTACGGCGGTTCAGCCAATGAGGCCTCCATCCGCGCGGCCTTTCAAAATCTGCTTTCCACCTACGCCAAAGCCAAAGACCTGGTGCTGGTGCCCGAGATCAAGGTCCAGGGCCAAAGAGGCAGGGCAGTGATCCCCGACGGAACCCTGAAAGACAGCCTGCGCCTGGATTGGGGCTATTGGGAGAGCAAGGACGAATACGACGACCTCGATCTGGAGATCGTCAAAAAGTTCGAGAAAGGCTATCCCCAGGACAACATTCTCTTTGAGGACAGCCGCACCGCGGTCCTTTTCCAGAACGGGATCGAGGTCCAACGGGCCGAGGTTTCCAACCCCGCCCAGTTTGACAACCTCCTGAAAAACTTTGTGGAATACGAACGCCCCGAAGTGCGGGAGTTCCGCAAAGCAATTGAGAGTTTCAAGGAGGACATCCCCAAGGTCACTTCCGCCCTGCGCGACAGCATCATCGCCAACGCCGAGACAAATTCCGCCTATCTGCAAGCCCGGGACACCTTCCTGGAGCTCTGCCGCGACGTGATCAACCCCGCCATCACCCCCGAGGACATCCGCGAAATGGTGATCCAGCACATCCTCACCGCGGATATCTTCAACACCATCTTCGACGAGCCCCACTTCCACCGGGAAAACAACATCGCCCGCGAACTGGAAGCCCTCACCAACACCTTCTTCACCCGCGAGGTGCGCAACAAGACCCTGGCCCGCGTCAAACACTATTACGACACCATCAACGCCCAGGCCGCCCGCATCTATGACCACCACGAAAAACAGCGCTTCCTCAAGGTGGTCTATGAGACCTTTTACAAAAGCTACGATCCCAAGAAAGCCGACCGCCTGGGCGTGGTCTACACCCCCAACGAGATCGTCCGCTTCATGGTGGAAAGCACAGACTACCTGCTTCAGAAACACTTTGGCAAGCGCCTTGAGGATAAAGGCGTGGAGATCATGGACCCCGCCACCGGAACCGGAACCTTCATCTGCGACCTCATCGACCATATCGGAAGGGACAAACTCAAATACAAATACCAACACGAACTCCACGCCAACGAGGTGGAGATCCTGCCCTACTACATCGCCAACCTCAACATCGAATTCACCTACAAACAGAAGATGAATGAGTATTGCGAATTTGAAAACCTCTGCTTTGTGGACACCCTGGATAACTATCTGAACCTCCGCGAAGGCGCGGAGCTGGATATCTTTTCCCTCTCCGACGAGAATACAGAGCGCATCAAACGACAAAACGAACGCAAGATCTCCGTCATCATCGGCAATCCGCCCTACAACGCCAACCAGATGAACGAGAACGAAAACAACAAGAACCGCGAATACCCCGCCGTGGATAAGCGCATCAAAGAGACCTATGTGAAAGAAAGCAAAGCCCAGATGACTAAACTCTATGATATGTATGCTCGGTTCTATCGTTGGGCGATGGACAGGCTGGACGAGGATGGAATTATTTGTTTTATCTCCAACAACTCCTATATCAATGCCCGCACCTTTGACGGCTTTCGCAAGATAGTGAATGACGAGTTCCAGTATGCCTATATCATCGACTTGGGAGGCAATATCCGCGAGTTATCCGGCAAAGATGGCATCTTCCTGGGTGAAAAGCACACCATCTTCGGTTTGGCGGCCATGGTCGGCATATCAATGATGTGGCTGGTCAAAAAGAAGAATCGCGATTTTGACAAATGCAGAATTTCCCATATTCATCCGACAGATATCCGCGCCACCAGGGATGAGAAGATAGAATACCTTACAACCCATCAAATCAAAGATATCCCCTTCGATAACGTTATCCCCGACAAAGATAGCAACTGGATAAATCTGGTGGAGAATGATTGGGATAGGCTAATCCCGCTAGCCGACAAACAGGTAAAGAACGGTGAAAGTCAGAACGCAATATTTTCATTATACTCTTTAGGCATTTGTTCTCATCGTGATGATTGGCTTATAGATTTTGATAGCGAACCAATGACCAAGAAAGTTGAGTTCCTTTGTGATCTGTATAATTCCGAGGTAAAAAGATGGAATGAAAATAGTCAGAATGCCCAATCCAATGACTTTGTTGACAGATCAATCAAATGGACAGGTGATTTGGAAAAACACATGAAACGCAACACAGTGCTTCAATTTGACAAGAGCAAAATTTTAAAATCCCTGTATCGCCCATTTATAAAGAAACTAGTATATTATGATAAAGTCCTGATAGACAGAACCTATCAGTTTGAATCAATTTTCCCTACTGGATTTGATTATGTTAAGAACAAAGTGATATCATTTGTTACTGGTGAGAGACTAGATTTTGCTACCTTATCTTCTGATTGCATTCTGAATCTTGCTATGTTTTCATTAGACCCTATCCAATGTGTTTCTCTCTATCGCTTTGACAAAGACGGCCACCGCCATGACAACATCACGGACTGGGCTTTAAGTGAGTTCCGCGCCCACTATCAGGACGAGGGGATCGGCAAAGAGAACATTTTCCACTATGTCTATGGGGTGCTCCACGCTCCCGCCTACCGCGCCAAGTATGAGATCAACCTCAAGCGTTCGCTGCCGCGCCTGCCCTGGCAGGAGGATTTTTGGCGCTGGGCGGGCTGGGGCCAAGAACTGATGGAACTGCACCTCGGCTTTGAAAGCGCGGAGCCCTGGCCTTTGGAACTGCGCTCCCGGGAGCCGGAGGAAGGCATTGCCCCCAAAGCCAAGCTCAAAGCCGATAAAGAGGCCGGGATCATCTTCCTGGATGACCACAGCTCCCTGCACGGCGTCCCCTCAAGCGCCTGGGACTACAAACTCGGCAACAGAAGCGCCCTGGAATGGATCCTCGACCAATACAAGGAAAAGAAACCCAAAGACCCCACCATCGCCCGCCTCTTCAACACCTACCGCTTTGCCGACTACAAGGACACTGTCATCGACCTGCTGATGCGCGTCTGCACCGTGAGCGTGAGGACGATGGAGATAATCAAGCAGATGGAACCGCAGATCAGAGTATGCGCGTCACCGGTTGGGACTGGCACGGAGCAAGGCTGA
- a CDS encoding type II toxin-antitoxin system RelE/ParE family toxin: protein MKIVYYPGRPDKKPYTGLARFVQHGLYKKSPSQWEKMDTWMEECRIYDSSYLRKMIRDEAGKPWENRTIASLKDGLYEYRGKRKSQQGTIRLYFCMDGETLYVLCAEYKTGDTDMIETARERKKELQL from the coding sequence ATGAAGATTGTTTATTATCCAGGACGGCCGGATAAGAAGCCCTATACAGGGCTGGCCAGATTTGTGCAACACGGCTTGTACAAGAAGTCCCCGTCTCAATGGGAAAAGATGGATACCTGGATGGAAGAATGCCGGATATATGACTCTTCATACCTGAGAAAAATGATCAGGGATGAGGCTGGGAAGCCTTGGGAGAACCGCACAATCGCAAGTTTGAAAGATGGATTGTATGAGTATCGCGGGAAAAGGAAATCCCAACAAGGAACGATCAGGCTGTATTTTTGTATGGACGGGGAGACCTTGTATGTGCTGTGTGCAGAGTATAAAACGGGTGATACCGATATGATTGAGACCGCCCGAGAGCGCAAGAAAGAATTGCAGCTATAA
- a CDS encoding helix-turn-helix transcriptional regulator — MERKELLKRKEEMLRLKKEGYEFEEYQPYLPEAEDDIRLATHYKFRDLIIDFKRERIQQNLTQEDIAVRMGTKQTSVSRFESYDTKPTIAFLMKYAKALGKDMLIKLDTDFIIELPADYREQAKSLCLDSGSSVKQILIDGLVRYVQEQSDKMKGFEKSFDPVNSIDAVKVESETTVHFIQGMV; from the coding sequence GTGGAGCGGAAAGAACTGCTCAAGCGCAAGGAAGAGATGCTGCGCTTGAAGAAAGAGGGTTATGAGTTTGAGGAATATCAGCCCTATTTGCCCGAGGCTGAGGATGATATCCGATTGGCCACCCATTACAAATTCAGAGACTTGATAATTGATTTCAAGAGAGAGAGAATACAGCAAAACCTGACCCAAGAGGATATAGCTGTCAGAATGGGTACCAAGCAAACTTCAGTATCCCGTTTCGAAAGCTATGATACCAAACCCACCATCGCATTTCTGATGAAATACGCCAAGGCTCTGGGAAAGGACATGCTGATCAAATTGGATACTGATTTTATAATCGAGCTTCCCGCAGATTACAGAGAACAGGCGAAATCCCTCTGCCTGGATTCTGGCTCATCCGTCAAACAGATACTGATTGATGGTCTTGTGAGATACGTACAGGAGCAAAGTGATAAGATGAAAGGTTTCGAAAAATCCTTTGACCCGGTTAATTCGATAGATGCTGTTAAGGTCGAAAGTGAAACGACTGTTCATTTTATCCAGGGGATGGTATGA
- a CDS encoding carboxypeptidase regulatory-like domain-containing protein gives MRRFALILLIMLIGGVAILNAATTGRLAVRVRDNQGKPIEFVNVVVMQGTRRVTGGQTNDKGTAIIINIPPGMYTVRFSLIGYDTYTFNDVRIQVDQTANLSPVMNKSGIRLATVVVTAEQDRVEKDRVGSSRQIEMDRISDVSVSDVAGIVSLQAGVTNIGGELHIRGGRANEINFTVDGMSVSDPVDGGSALQVDTDAISDMKVMTGGFPAEYGNAQSGVINIVTKDGDAFYSGKLEFNTDHLIGEGRNSDVIKFAFGGPIWPLGGEDLRERLTFYMNGGGEWLDGRLKDYYIGDPMQDYLFYDEDHDEDQDPYRQLLEYEYPRYDPYEIRDNFLGFDLGNRNYNSYNVNLKTKYVLSPTQRFTLAARGDRSFNLPLAYSWRYALHHYAFDQTEQRQYIGTYDHVFNSAMNLKVKASYYEKNSNSGPRGIDRDNYIYQVIDPDNPGEDYVDNVLMGYQGWNTVDGIGNLSDGVYSPDYDGDGISDADFLPAYMWTYRIASVEDPRRIPGFNAPGSIYSFFVDDQTTSLNARADFEYQINDTHLAKTGLEVIKHTIKKNQLQNFLNIYEDRFQASLRRVFDMDDLVWIPDPENPADSIYIKPTELHDIYETDDGIIIPIYKPDAYFNAAKEASGKRDGYQADPWQIAYYVQDKMEWEGMIVNAGLRFDLWYLGDQYKVLLDSGEYRAVEFDKDERLQVMVSPRLGVSHPITDRDVLRFAYNYQNQLPQMQFIFTSKTPADANVSDQAITVGNTNLEPQITVTYEVGLSHQLSDDYVIDMTAYYKNLYNYVSTIKENDPNEPQISWYKFISEDYGSARGIDIQLEKLMSNFNTWTIAYSLAWAQGNNSTTVIQDEATNLREFPLDWDVRHNMSVNYTFRIGRGEEFFIPFTDYILPLDDFSANLNWSFASGSPYTPQSEIGTSFLDTNSKRKDLTQQANLRLTKGITLSNKMNIRVFLDVENLFQNRNILTVYPKTGSPYSTGEIIADSNTGYTYPEVAFVYNKAIRNPAFTNNHRGVTLGVSFNF, from the coding sequence ATGCGTAGATTTGCATTGATCCTGCTGATAATGTTAATTGGCGGCGTCGCCATACTGAATGCCGCCACAACCGGCCGCCTCGCGGTACGGGTGCGTGACAACCAAGGAAAACCCATCGAGTTTGTGAATGTGGTCGTTATGCAAGGTACCAGACGCGTAACCGGAGGCCAGACAAACGACAAGGGAACCGCGATCATCATCAACATCCCCCCTGGCATGTACACGGTCAGATTTTCGCTCATAGGTTACGACACCTATACTTTCAACGATGTCCGCATCCAGGTGGATCAGACCGCGAACCTATCCCCCGTGATGAACAAATCCGGGATCCGTCTGGCCACGGTTGTCGTGACGGCTGAGCAGGACAGGGTGGAAAAGGACCGCGTCGGCTCCTCGCGCCAGATCGAAATGGACCGCATCAGCGACGTTTCCGTGAGTGACGTGGCCGGTATCGTTTCCCTGCAGGCGGGGGTCACCAACATCGGCGGAGAGCTGCATATCCGCGGCGGACGCGCCAACGAGATAAACTTCACCGTGGACGGCATGTCCGTATCCGATCCTGTGGACGGCGGCAGCGCCCTGCAGGTCGATACCGACGCCATCAGCGACATGAAGGTCATGACCGGCGGTTTCCCGGCCGAGTATGGCAACGCGCAATCCGGGGTGATCAACATTGTCACCAAGGACGGGGACGCCTTCTATTCGGGAAAGCTTGAATTCAATACCGACCATTTGATCGGCGAAGGCAGAAATTCCGACGTGATCAAGTTCGCCTTCGGCGGTCCCATCTGGCCTTTGGGCGGAGAGGACCTGCGCGAACGCCTTACGTTCTATATGAACGGAGGAGGCGAATGGCTGGATGGACGGCTGAAGGACTATTACATCGGCGACCCGATGCAGGACTACCTTTTCTATGATGAAGACCATGATGAAGACCAAGATCCCTACAGGCAACTGCTTGAATATGAGTATCCCCGCTATGATCCTTACGAGATCAGGGACAATTTCCTGGGCTTTGATCTGGGCAACCGTAATTACAACTCCTACAATGTGAACCTGAAGACCAAATATGTGCTCAGCCCAACTCAGCGCTTCACCCTGGCCGCCAGAGGAGACCGCTCCTTCAACCTGCCCCTGGCTTACAGCTGGCGCTACGCCTTGCATCACTATGCCTTTGACCAAACTGAGCAGAGGCAATATATCGGAACCTATGACCATGTGTTCAATTCGGCCATGAACCTGAAAGTGAAGGCAAGCTATTACGAGAAAAACAGTAATTCAGGGCCGCGCGGCATCGACAGGGACAATTACATCTACCAGGTGATCGATCCCGACAATCCCGGCGAGGACTATGTGGATAACGTCCTGATGGGTTATCAGGGCTGGAACACGGTGGATGGCATCGGCAACCTGTCCGATGGCGTCTATAGCCCGGACTACGATGGCGACGGGATCAGCGACGCGGATTTCCTGCCCGCTTACATGTGGACCTACCGCATCGCCAGTGTTGAAGACCCACGCCGGATCCCGGGTTTCAACGCCCCGGGCTCCATCTATTCATTCTTCGTTGATGACCAAACCACGTCCCTGAATGCCAGGGCCGACTTTGAATACCAGATAAACGACACCCATCTGGCCAAAACCGGTTTGGAAGTGATCAAGCACACCATTAAAAAGAACCAACTGCAAAACTTCCTGAATATCTACGAAGACCGCTTCCAGGCCAGCCTGAGGCGTGTGTTCGACATGGATGATCTGGTCTGGATACCTGATCCTGAAAATCCTGCCGATTCCATCTACATTAAGCCAACCGAACTGCATGACATCTACGAGACCGATGACGGCATCATTATCCCAATCTACAAGCCCGATGCCTATTTCAACGCGGCCAAGGAAGCCTCCGGCAAACGCGACGGCTATCAGGCCGACCCCTGGCAGATTGCCTACTATGTCCAGGACAAGATGGAATGGGAGGGAATGATCGTCAATGCCGGGCTGCGGTTTGACCTCTGGTATCTGGGCGACCAATACAAGGTGCTGCTGGACAGCGGCGAATACAGGGCCGTGGAGTTTGACAAAGACGAACGCCTGCAGGTAATGGTCTCCCCCCGCCTGGGAGTATCCCATCCGATCACGGACCGCGACGTACTGCGCTTCGCCTACAACTATCAGAATCAGCTGCCTCAAATGCAGTTCATCTTTACTTCCAAGACTCCGGCCGACGCCAATGTTTCTGATCAGGCCATAACCGTGGGCAACACGAATTTGGAACCTCAGATCACCGTCACCTACGAGGTCGGCCTTTCCCATCAACTCTCCGACGACTATGTAATCGACATGACAGCGTACTACAAGAATCTGTACAACTATGTCAGCACGATCAAGGAAAACGATCCCAACGAGCCTCAGATCAGCTGGTATAAATTCATCTCGGAAGACTACGGCTCTGCGCGGGGAATAGACATCCAGCTGGAAAAACTGATGTCCAATTTCAACACCTGGACGATCGCCTATTCGCTGGCCTGGGCCCAGGGAAACAATTCCACAACAGTGATCCAGGATGAGGCTACGAACCTGCGCGAATTTCCTCTGGATTGGGACGTTCGCCACAACATGAGCGTCAACTATACCTTCAGGATCGGACGGGGAGAGGAGTTCTTCATTCCCTTCACCGATTACATCCTGCCGCTTGACGATTTCAGCGCCAACCTGAACTGGAGCTTTGCCTCCGGCTCTCCCTACACTCCGCAAAGCGAGATCGGCACCAGCTTCCTGGATACCAACAGCAAGCGCAAGGATCTGACCCAACAGGCCAACCTGCGCCTGACCAAAGGCATCACCCTCTCCAATAAAATGAACATCAGGGTCTTCCTCGATGTGGAAAACCTGTTCCAGAACAGAAACATCCTAACCGTGTATCCGAAAACAGGGTCACCCTATTCCACCGGAGAGATCATTGCCGATTCCAACACCGGCTACACCTACCCCGAAGTGGCCTTTGTATATAACAAAGCCATCCGGAACCCTGCCTTTACCAATAACCACCGCGGCGTAACGCTGGGTGTATCGTTCAATTTCTAG
- a CDS encoding MotA/TolQ/ExbB proton channel family protein — MLIVMLMGMLLTSFAFAQTAEPEVQGNSGLKGVAEFLFGRSLVNLFINGGWVMWPLLAVAIYGIAYIIWKFIALMYAKINLNEYLNKILPLLKDKKIKEATELSKSTRGPVAAVVYAGLLKSDKGIDAVEKSMENAAMIEMSYLEKGFVEMSTAITLAPMLGFFGTVTGMIVAFDAISKARSVDATIVADGIKIALITTQAGLAVGIVVQFFYNIFTTMVDGVVIDMQRASEKVTEALIES, encoded by the coding sequence ATGCTGATAGTTATGCTGATGGGCATGCTGCTCACCAGCTTTGCCTTTGCTCAAACTGCCGAACCTGAAGTGCAGGGAAACTCCGGCCTGAAAGGAGTCGCTGAGTTCCTGTTCGGACGTTCGCTGGTCAACTTGTTCATCAACGGCGGCTGGGTGATGTGGCCCCTACTGGCAGTGGCCATTTACGGCATTGCCTATATCATCTGGAAATTCATCGCCCTGATGTATGCCAAGATCAACCTCAACGAATATCTGAACAAGATCCTTCCGCTGCTCAAGGACAAGAAGATCAAGGAAGCCACAGAGCTCTCCAAAAGTACCCGCGGCCCCGTGGCAGCGGTGGTGTATGCCGGCCTGCTCAAATCGGACAAAGGCATCGACGCCGTGGAAAAAAGCATGGAAAACGCGGCCATGATCGAGATGTCCTATCTTGAGAAAGGTTTTGTGGAGATGTCGACAGCCATTACCCTGGCTCCCATGCTGGGATTCTTCGGTACCGTCACCGGTATGATCGTGGCCTTCGATGCCATCTCCAAAGCCCGCTCCGTGGATGCAACGATCGTCGCGGACGGTATCAAGATCGCTCTTATCACCACCCAGGCCGGTCTGGCCGTGGGTATTGTGGTGCAGTTCTTTTATAACATCTTTACAACCATGGTCGATGGCGTCGTCATAGATAT